One window from the genome of Diabrotica virgifera virgifera chromosome 6, PGI_DIABVI_V3a encodes:
- the LOC114326986 gene encoding uncharacterized protein LOC114326986, whose protein sequence is MTIKIWARSEDGTIDYISLTKEYVPGALNVLRKSFYREESDCLAAGVANSEDAMCEVDNFMTNMAKHGVSIVAVERKTNTVCGVAVNEIREINTHPVVTHCVDKARHTATKSFLKYVEEADDLLSIFENCKVDCYIELFCLSILPEYRRRGIALTLAKVTEELTRQLSHGKPVKQSLDDSDLPLEPIPKMIAVIFTTHGSKRLGEKVGWESARSLKMSFTKDDTDCFNVMFKKMSNSKV, encoded by the exons gTACTATAGATTATATCTCTCTAACAAAAGAATATGTACCAGGAGCCCTAAATGTTCTTAGAAAATCGTTTTATCGCGAAGAAAGCGACTGCCTAGCGGCAGGTGTGGCAAACAGCGAGGATGCTATGTGCGAAGTGGATAATTTTATGACTAATATGGCAAAACATGGAGTTTCCATTGTAGCGGTGGAGAGGAAAACAAATACTGTATGTGGTGTCGCAGTCAACGAAATTCGAGAG ATCAATACCCATCCCGTAGTCACACATTGTGTCGATAAGGCAAGGCACACAGCTACcaaaagttttttgaaatatGTAGAAGAAGCGGACGATCTCCTCAGcatttttgaaaattgcaaagtcGATTGCTACATAGAATTATTTTGCTTATCCATATTACCAGAATACAGAAGAAGAGGAATTGCTTTGACATTAGCGAAAGTAACTGAAGAACTGACTCGACAACTATCTCATGGGAAACCTGTGAAACAGTCATTAGATGACAGTGATCTGCCTTTAGAACCCATACCAAAAATGATTGCTGTTATTTTTACAACCCACGGATCCAAGAGACTAGGTGAAAAAGTTGGATGGGAAAGTGCTCGTAGTTTAAAAATGAGTTTTACCAAAGACGATACAGACTGTTTTAATgttatgtttaaaaaaatgtctaacAGTAAGGTCTAA